From the Gramella sp. Hel_I_59 genome, one window contains:
- a CDS encoding SOS response-associated peptidase codes for MCYRTKLNKKIFSLEKSLDARFVEPDKYQPQLEINAFSFSETPVVTYDSPSEIQMFQWGLIPFWAKDDSIKKMTLNSKIETAAEKPAFRNSVDNRCLVIAEAYYEWQWLDPKGKTKQKFILESKDQEIFAFAGIFSTWKNPENNTIINSYSILTTEANDLMSKVHNNKKRMPVILKPQDHKNWLQGSDLQNFSYPYDVPLTATAID; via the coding sequence ATGTGCTATCGTACTAAGTTGAATAAAAAGATCTTCTCCCTTGAAAAATCACTGGATGCCAGATTCGTTGAACCAGATAAATACCAGCCACAACTAGAAATCAATGCTTTTAGTTTTTCTGAAACTCCTGTAGTCACCTACGATAGTCCCAGTGAGATACAAATGTTTCAGTGGGGTTTAATTCCCTTTTGGGCTAAAGATGATTCTATTAAAAAAATGACTTTAAATAGTAAAATAGAAACTGCCGCTGAAAAACCAGCTTTCAGAAATTCAGTAGATAACAGATGTCTGGTAATTGCTGAAGCTTATTATGAATGGCAATGGTTAGATCCTAAAGGAAAAACTAAACAAAAATTTATTTTAGAATCTAAAGATCAGGAGATATTTGCTTTTGCTGGAATATTTTCAACCTGGAAGAATCCGGAAAATAATACTATTATTAACTCCTACTCTATTCTCACTACAGAAGCAAATGATTTAATGAGCAAGGTTCATAATAATAAAAAGCGGATGCCTGTAATTTTAAAACCTCAGGATCATAAAAACTGGTTGCAGGGTAGCGATCTTCAAAATTTTTCCTATCCATATGATGTTCCGCTAACAGCAACCGCAATCGATTAG
- a CDS encoding MBL fold metallo-hydrolase, translating into MFDQFGVKASKDNINSYERSENWKDGKFVNLEETGMNIKPTDIPKLLYKQFFEKNGRQPSKDIKIKAFNKKEFLKPSAESKMIWFGHSVILLRMNGLTILIDPMFGPDAAPISPFGIKRFSNNTLQILDKLPEIDVVLLSHDHYDHLDLQSIRKLQLKTKVFHTALGVGRHLKKWGVEPAKITEYDWWDRINVSGIDMTFTPTRHFSGRGLNDRAQGLWGGWNLKTDTENIWFSGDSGYGSHFEEVGQKLGPFDFGFMECGQYDEKWNQIHMFPEECVQAARDAQVKNMMPVHWAGFALSLHSWLDPVERFIDAASDKNYCIPEPGEIFTIHSSKKVNWWKQYD; encoded by the coding sequence GGCATGAATATCAAACCTACAGATATTCCTAAACTACTGTACAAACAGTTTTTTGAGAAAAATGGTAGGCAGCCGTCAAAGGATATTAAGATCAAAGCTTTTAATAAAAAAGAGTTTTTAAAACCTTCAGCAGAAAGTAAGATGATCTGGTTCGGTCATTCTGTAATTTTACTACGTATGAATGGGCTTACGATCCTTATAGATCCAATGTTCGGTCCAGATGCTGCGCCAATTTCACCATTCGGCATTAAACGCTTTTCAAATAATACCTTGCAAATTCTGGATAAACTTCCGGAGATTGATGTTGTTCTTTTGTCACATGATCATTATGATCATCTAGACCTTCAAAGCATACGAAAACTTCAGCTTAAAACTAAAGTCTTTCATACCGCATTAGGCGTAGGAAGACATTTAAAAAAATGGGGAGTCGAACCTGCTAAGATCACTGAGTATGATTGGTGGGATAGAATAAATGTAAGTGGAATAGATATGACCTTTACACCAACACGGCATTTCTCGGGTAGAGGTCTAAATGATAGGGCGCAAGGGCTATGGGGCGGTTGGAATCTTAAAACCGATACAGAAAATATCTGGTTTAGCGGGGATAGTGGTTACGGTAGTCATTTTGAGGAAGTTGGGCAAAAATTAGGACCTTTTGATTTTGGGTTTATGGAGTGCGGGCAATATGATGAGAAATGGAACCAAATTCATATGTTTCCAGAAGAATGTGTGCAGGCAGCCAGGGATGCTCAAGTTAAGAATATGATGCCTGTACATTGGGCTGGTTTTGCACTTTCATTGCATTCCTGGTTAGATCCTGTAGAAAGATTCATCGATGCCGCAAGTGATAAGAATTACTGTATACCGGAACCAGGCGAAATTTTCACGATTCACAGTAGCAAAAAAGTAAACTGGTGGAAGCAGTATGACTAA